One genomic region from Phycodurus eques isolate BA_2022a chromosome 16, UOR_Pequ_1.1, whole genome shotgun sequence encodes:
- the antkmt gene encoding adenine nucleotide translocase lysine N-methyltransferase: MDDDVLDNAFAELKTRDLRFWDVAQIAAGTGLAVYAMWVAVLQPGFRKVPLRLQVPYIPASGAQVHNVMTLLRGRKGVLVDLGSGDGRIVLEAYRQGFTSAVGYELNPWLVSLARFHAWRAGHHGSVSYRREDLWKVDLTECKNITVFLAPSVLSPLQKKMEAELPDDALVVAGRFPIPDWTPCRTEGHGVDKAWAYNMQAQRRHSPTKKGPQMGNLDNV; this comes from the exons ATGGATGATGACGTTCTCGACAATGCGTTTGCTGAGCTCAAGACAAGAGACCTCCGATTTTGGGATGTTGCTCAGATTGCTGCTGGAACTGGTCTCGCTGTTTACGCTATGTGGGTCGCAGTCCTCCAGCCAGGCTTCCGAAAAGTCCCATTGAGGTTACAG GTACCGTACATACCTGCCAGCGGAGCTCAAGTGCACAATGTCATGACATTGCTAAGAGGTCGAAAGGGGGTCCTTGTGGATTTAGGATCTGGCGACGGTCGCATT GTCTTGGAAGCATACCGACAAGGCTTCACTTCTGCTGTTGGCTATGAGCTCAACCCCTGGCTGGTTAGCTTAGCTCGCTTCCATGCGTGGAGAGCAGGTCATCATGGCAGCGTGTCCTACCGAAGAGAAGATTTATGGAAg GTGGATTTGACAGAATGCAAGaatattactgtgtttttagCTCCTAGTGTG CTTTCGCCTCTGCAGAAGAAGATGGAGGCTGAGCTTCCTGATGATGCCTTGGTGGTAGCCGGCCGTTTCCCCATCCCTGACTGGACCCCATGCAGAACTGAGGGACATGGTGTGGACAAAGCCTGGGCATACAACATGCAAGCACAAAGACGGCACTCTCCAACTAAAAAAGGTCCACAGATGGGGAACCTTGACAACGTATAA